Proteins from a genomic interval of Pseudomonas asplenii:
- a CDS encoding AraC family transcriptional regulator: MTRTARITDPSYELMDDHNGLSIIYRQHGFPCPLVRWHFHKEYELHLIVASSGKVFIGDYIGNFYPQSLFLTGPNLPHNWISQVAEDEVVPKRDMLVNFTDELFEEGHQIFAELKTLAPLLERAQYGIEFRCKDTIGQAAQLMHRIADSQGVTRLGHFLILLELLSSCDDYQLLSGVTTPQLADEHNIDRTNRAVDYIFAHYARELPLEEVADYLGMKPTYFSRVFKQATGRCFVEFVNRLRISKSCELLADGDKPVTDVCFESGFNNISNFNRRFQQLKGMTPSHYRRLAVQRLTEQNLG, encoded by the coding sequence ATGACTCGAACAGCCCGCATCACCGATCCCTCCTATGAGTTGATGGACGACCACAACGGTCTTTCCATCATCTACCGTCAGCATGGTTTTCCCTGCCCGCTGGTGCGTTGGCATTTCCACAAGGAATACGAACTGCATCTGATCGTCGCCAGCTCCGGCAAGGTCTTCATCGGCGATTACATCGGCAACTTCTACCCGCAGTCGCTGTTTCTCACCGGTCCCAACCTGCCCCACAACTGGATCAGCCAGGTGGCCGAGGACGAGGTGGTGCCCAAGCGCGACATGCTGGTCAACTTCACCGATGAGCTGTTCGAGGAGGGTCATCAGATCTTCGCTGAACTCAAAACCCTGGCGCCGCTGCTGGAGCGCGCCCAGTACGGCATCGAGTTCCGCTGCAAGGACACCATCGGCCAGGCCGCGCAACTGATGCATCGCATCGCCGACTCTCAGGGCGTGACGCGCCTGGGACACTTCCTGATCCTGCTGGAACTGCTCAGCAGTTGCGACGATTACCAGTTGCTCTCCGGTGTCACCACCCCGCAACTGGCCGACGAACACAATATCGACCGCACCAACCGCGCCGTGGACTACATCTTTGCCCATTACGCCCGGGAGCTGCCACTGGAAGAAGTCGCCGACTACCTGGGCATGAAACCCACCTACTTTTCCCGGGTGTTCAAGCAGGCCACGGGGCGCTGCTTCGTCGAGTTCGTCAATCGCCTGCGTATCAGCAAGTCCTGCGAACTGCTCGCCGATGGCGACAAGCCCGTGACCGATGTGTGCTTCGAATCCGGGTTCAACAACATTTCCAACTTCAATCGGCGCTTCCAGCAACTCAAGGGCATGACACCGTCGCATTATCGCCGCCTGGCGGTGCAACGTCTGACCGAACAGAACCTCGGCTGA
- the cobF gene encoding precorrin-6A synthase (deacetylating) produces the protein MKSVLLIGIGSGHPEQITIQAIKALNRASVFFLLNKGRAKEELVRLRKDICERYIEQPGYRLVQVSDPLREGQDDAYEAGVERWHVQRAALFARLIDEELAEDECGAFLVWGDPALYDSTLRVLERVMALGGPAFEVEVIPGISSVQALAARHRVPLNRIGEPIRITTGRRLQAEDLDNVVVMLDAHCAFGQFADQTLNIYWGAYLGTEDELLVSGKLQEVQGQIRELREAARQRKGWIMDTYLLRRPLNS, from the coding sequence GTGAAGAGCGTTCTATTGATTGGCATCGGTTCCGGCCACCCGGAGCAGATCACGATACAGGCCATCAAGGCCTTGAACCGCGCCTCGGTCTTTTTCCTGCTGAACAAGGGGCGGGCCAAGGAGGAACTGGTGCGGCTGCGCAAGGATATCTGCGAACGCTATATCGAACAGCCGGGTTATCGCCTGGTGCAGGTCAGTGATCCGCTGCGCGAAGGTCAGGATGACGCCTACGAGGCGGGTGTCGAACGTTGGCATGTGCAGCGTGCCGCTCTGTTCGCCCGGCTGATCGATGAGGAGTTGGCCGAGGATGAGTGCGGCGCCTTTCTGGTCTGGGGCGACCCTGCCCTGTACGACAGCACCCTGCGGGTCCTGGAACGGGTCATGGCGCTGGGCGGCCCGGCGTTCGAAGTCGAGGTCATTCCCGGCATCAGCAGCGTACAGGCGCTGGCGGCCCGCCACCGGGTCCCGCTGAATCGGATCGGCGAGCCGATTCGTATCACCACGGGCCGGCGCCTGCAGGCAGAAGATCTGGACAACGTGGTGGTGATGCTTGATGCCCATTGCGCGTTCGGTCAGTTCGCCGATCAGACTCTGAATATCTACTGGGGCGCCTATCTCGGCACCGAGGACGAGTTGCTGGTCAGCGGCAAGCTGCAGGAGGTGCAGGGACAGATCCGTGAGTTGCGTGAGGCGGCCCGGCAACGCAAGGGCTGGATCATGGACACTTACCTGCTGCGCCGTCCGCTGAATTCGTAG